The Thermus neutrinimicus genome includes a window with the following:
- the nuoK gene encoding NADH-quinone oxidoreductase subunit NuoK, with protein sequence MSYLFASALLFALGVYGVLTRRTAILVFLSIELMLNAANLSLVGFARAFGLEGQVAALMVIAIAAAEVAVGLGLIVAIFRHRESTAVDDLSELRG encoded by the coding sequence GTGAGCTACCTGTTCGCCTCCGCCCTCCTCTTCGCCCTGGGGGTCTATGGGGTCTTGACCCGCAGGACCGCCATCCTGGTCTTCCTCTCCATCGAGCTCATGCTGAACGCCGCCAACCTCTCCCTGGTGGGCTTTGCCCGGGCCTTCGGCCTGGAAGGCCAGGTGGCGGCCCTCATGGTCATCGCCATCGCCGCCGCCGAGGTGGCGGTGGGGCTAGGCCTCATCGTGGCCATCTTCCGCCACCGGGAGAGCACCGCGGTGGACGACCTCTCGGAGCTTAGGGGGTAA
- a CDS encoding NADH-quinone oxidoreductase subunit J — MSPWEAFALLLILFTGVLVVTLKNAIHAALALIGNFLILAGIYVALEARFLGFIQIIVYAGAIVVLFLFVIMLLYAAQGEVGFDPLVRSRPLAALLALGVALTLLSGLWGLNLAFTQDLRGGLPQALGPLLYGDWLFVLLAVGFLLMAATVVAVALVQPARPLDALSPEERKEEKEVVR, encoded by the coding sequence ATGAGCCCCTGGGAAGCCTTTGCCCTCCTGCTAATCCTTTTCACCGGGGTCCTGGTGGTCACCCTGAAAAACGCCATCCACGCCGCCTTGGCCCTCATCGGCAACTTCCTGATCCTGGCCGGGATCTACGTGGCCCTCGAGGCCCGCTTCCTGGGCTTCATCCAGATCATCGTGTACGCCGGGGCCATCGTGGTCCTCTTTCTCTTCGTGATCATGCTCCTCTACGCCGCCCAGGGCGAGGTGGGCTTTGACCCCCTGGTGCGAAGCCGCCCCCTGGCCGCCCTTCTGGCCCTGGGGGTGGCCCTGACCCTCCTTTCCGGGCTTTGGGGCCTGAACCTGGCCTTTACCCAGGACCTGCGGGGGGGCCTGCCCCAGGCCCTGGGACCCCTTCTTTACGGGGACTGGCTCTTCGTCCTGCTGGCGGTGGGCTTCCTTCTCATGGCGGCCACGGTGGTGGCGGTGGCCCTGGTGCAACCTGCCCGCCCCTTGGATGCCCTAAGCCCTGAGGAGCGCAAGGAGGAAAAGGAGGTGGTGCGGTGA
- the nuoI gene encoding NADH-quinone oxidoreductase subunit NuoI yields the protein MTLKALAQSLGITLKYLFSKPVTVPYPDAPVALKPRFHGRHVLTRHPNGLEKCIGCSLCAAACPAYAIYVEPAENDPENPVSAGERYAKVYEINMLRCIFCGLCEEACPTGAIVLGYDFEMADYEYSDLIYSKEDMLVDVVGTKPQRREAKITGKPVKPGYVVPYVRPELEGVKAPTKGGER from the coding sequence ATGACCCTAAAGGCCCTGGCCCAAAGCCTCGGCATCACCCTCAAGTACCTCTTCTCCAAGCCGGTGACCGTTCCCTACCCCGATGCCCCCGTGGCCCTTAAGCCCCGCTTTCACGGACGGCACGTGCTCACCCGCCACCCTAACGGCCTGGAAAAGTGCATCGGTTGCTCCTTGTGCGCGGCCGCCTGTCCCGCCTATGCCATCTACGTGGAGCCCGCGGAAAACGACCCGGAGAACCCGGTTTCGGCGGGGGAGCGCTACGCCAAGGTCTACGAGATCAACATGTTGCGGTGCATCTTCTGCGGGCTTTGCGAGGAGGCCTGTCCCACCGGGGCCATCGTGCTGGGCTACGACTTTGAAATGGCCGACTACGAGTACTCTGACCTCATCTACAGCAAGGAGGACATGCTGGTGGACGTGGTGGGCACCAAGCCCCAGCGCCGGGAGGCCAAGATCACCGGCAAACCCGTGAAGCCCGGCTACGTGGTGCCCTACGTCCGCCCGGAGCTGGAAGGGGTCAAAGCCCCCACCAAAGGAGGCGAACGATGA
- the nuoL gene encoding NADH-quinone oxidoreductase subunit L — protein MWLLLTILLPLLGFALLGLFGKRMREPLPGVLASALVLASFLVGVGLLLSGGARLEVGWLPGIPFSLLLDNLSGFMLLIVTGVGFLIHVYAIGYMAEDPGYSRFFAYFNFFIAMMLTLVLADSYPVMFIGWEGVGLASFLLIGFWYKNTQYADSARKAFIVNRIGDLGFMLGMAILWALYGTLSISELQEALEGPLKNPSLLALAGLLLFLGAVGKSAQVPLMVWLPDAMAGPTPVSALIHAATMVTAGVYLIARSSFLYANLPDVSYTIAVIGLITALYGALSAFGQTDIKKIVAYSTISQLGYMFLAAGVGAYWVALFHVFTHAFFKALLFLASGSVIHALGGEQDVRKMGGLWKHLPLTRWHGLIGALALGGLPLLSGFWSKDAILTATLTYPFGGLGFYLGALFVAILTAMYAMRWFVLVFLGEERGHHHPHEAPPVMLWPNHLLALGSVLAGYLALPHPLPNLLEPFLKPTLAEVEAHHLSLGAEWGLIALSGVVALVGLWLGYTFFQRRTFPTWYVTFEAWSRESFYADRVYNALLVNPLKALAEALFYGDTGLLRGYFGLGGTVRNLGQGIARLQTGYLRVYALLFVLGVLVLLGVMRW, from the coding sequence ATGTGGCTTCTTCTGACCATTCTCCTGCCCCTTTTGGGCTTCGCCCTTCTCGGGCTTTTCGGAAAGCGGATGAGAGAACCCCTCCCCGGGGTCCTGGCCTCGGCCCTGGTCCTGGCCTCCTTCCTGGTGGGGGTTGGCCTTCTCCTTTCGGGCGGGGCCCGCCTCGAGGTAGGCTGGCTACCCGGGATCCCCTTTAGCCTGCTTCTGGACAACCTCTCTGGCTTCATGCTCCTCATCGTCACCGGGGTGGGCTTCCTCATCCACGTTTACGCCATCGGCTACATGGCCGAGGATCCGGGCTATAGCCGCTTCTTCGCCTACTTCAACTTCTTCATCGCCATGATGCTCACCCTGGTCCTGGCCGACTCCTACCCGGTGATGTTCATCGGCTGGGAAGGGGTGGGCTTGGCCAGCTTCCTCCTCATCGGTTTCTGGTACAAGAACACCCAGTACGCCGACTCCGCCCGCAAGGCCTTCATCGTGAACCGCATCGGCGACCTGGGCTTCATGTTGGGCATGGCCATCCTGTGGGCCCTTTACGGCACCCTTTCCATCAGCGAGCTCCAAGAGGCCCTGGAAGGCCCCTTGAAGAACCCCAGCCTCCTGGCCCTGGCGGGCCTCCTCCTCTTCCTGGGGGCGGTGGGCAAAAGCGCCCAGGTGCCCCTCATGGTCTGGCTTCCCGATGCCATGGCCGGTCCCACCCCGGTTTCCGCTTTGATCCACGCGGCCACCATGGTGACCGCCGGGGTCTACCTCATCGCCCGCAGCTCCTTCCTCTACGCCAACCTCCCCGACGTTTCCTACACCATCGCCGTCATCGGGCTCATCACCGCCCTTTACGGGGCCCTTTCCGCCTTTGGCCAGACCGATATCAAGAAGATCGTGGCCTACTCCACCATCAGCCAGCTGGGGTACATGTTCCTGGCCGCCGGGGTAGGGGCCTACTGGGTGGCCCTCTTCCACGTCTTCACCCACGCTTTCTTTAAGGCCCTCCTCTTCCTGGCCTCGGGGAGCGTGATCCACGCTTTGGGTGGGGAACAGGATGTGCGCAAGATGGGCGGCCTTTGGAAGCACCTGCCCCTAACCCGCTGGCACGGGCTCATCGGGGCCCTAGCCTTAGGGGGCCTGCCCCTCCTCTCGGGCTTCTGGTCCAAGGACGCCATCCTCACCGCCACCCTCACCTACCCCTTTGGCGGCCTGGGCTTCTACCTGGGGGCCCTCTTCGTGGCGATCCTCACCGCCATGTACGCCATGCGCTGGTTCGTTCTGGTCTTCCTGGGCGAGGAACGGGGCCACCACCATCCCCACGAGGCCCCTCCCGTGATGCTCTGGCCCAACCACCTTTTGGCCCTGGGCTCGGTGCTGGCCGGGTACCTGGCCCTGCCCCATCCCTTACCCAACCTCCTCGAGCCCTTCTTGAAGCCCACCCTGGCGGAGGTGGAGGCCCACCACCTCTCCTTGGGAGCAGAGTGGGGTCTCATCGCCCTCTCGGGGGTGGTGGCCCTCGTGGGGCTCTGGCTGGGCTACACCTTCTTCCAGAGGAGGACCTTCCCCACCTGGTACGTCACCTTTGAGGCCTGGAGCCGGGAAAGCTTCTATGCGGACCGGGTCTACAACGCCCTTTTGGTGAACCCCTTGAAGGCCCTGGCGGAGGCCCTCTTCTACGGGGACACCGGCCTCCTTCGCGGCTACTTTGGCCTGGGCGGGACGGTGCGGAACCTGGGACAGGGCATCGCCCGCCTGCAGACCGGCTATCTAAGAGTCTACGCCCTGCTTTTCGTGCTGGGCGTTCTGGTGTTGTTGGGGGTGATGCGGTGGTAG